Within the Triplophysa dalaica isolate WHDGS20190420 chromosome 2, ASM1584641v1, whole genome shotgun sequence genome, the region CCATTTTCGTGTGACATTTCTAATTGAAACAGGAAATTGGAGTgccctttaaaaatgtacatttgcaTGCATTaagcagatgattttatccaagATACTGGAGGTTGGGGAGGGAACAATGTCAATAGACTTCACAGATTTCTATGAAACTCTTCTAGCAATATTAATACAACAGTCCTCAGTATTTGTGTTCCTTTTTCTATGACGATAAAGACAGTATTTACCAtccatgaaaatattatttttgtcaacattttggaGGATGAATACAGTAGATGACCTTGGCCTTCAAGCTAGCTTTCAAGCTAGCAAGCAGAGTTTTGAAATCGCTTGCTGAGGTTAAAATAAAGCGACATGTTTCAGACCTACATTTAACCTGATATTAACTGTACCataaactgcagtaaaaaaactttttctggTCCGCTGTATACTTCTGGGGAAAGAGTTGCTAGTTACTACCAGAGAATTATTAGTTCTATACGATAGATGATTGGCTCTTTTgactggaaggcgggacttttGCTAGAGCGGCCAAACTAAGCGTTGCACTTTATTCCTTGATTCTAAGTAATACTAGTGAAGCGCCTAACTATCTACAATCTTTGAATTTTTTGCATAATGGACGTTTTGGTTCTGTTAAAATCCTTAGGTTTCAAGGCTTGTCATAAGTGAACATGACGCGCCTCATATGATTCAACAGCGCTGCTTACTTCTTATGGAAGGTGTGTGAACAGGGGCACACACCCAGCTCATCTCTGGTCTTGAATTCCTCCAGACACACGGCACAGGGTTGCTGTAATATTAGACAAAACAGCTTCAGTCTCTGACTCCTCTTTTTACATGCCACATGGTGTGTCAACAATTTCACAAGCCGATCGAAGTCTGTTTTGATTTCAGCAACATGCAAGATGTTGCAAAGGGTGggctttattttattgaataacaCTTTTATGTCTGAGTTCCCATAAACCAGGTCATCATAGAACCCGAAAATCCTGTAGAGGTCACTTTGCATGTAAGAATTTCCCCTTGAGGTTTTCAttacacaaattaaacacaGTCTAAATGGCTGTGgtttgaaagaatgttgtttaATGTGATACTGAGAAgatctgaaacacaaaaaaatgtttcaccACCAGCATGTTTGGTTCACATCATAGATTCAGAAATGCTGTCTGGGTCATTCACAGGAAATGCTGCTATTTGTGTGCATTGTATTTAAATGACTGACTACTCATGTAATCCACAAGACTCTGTTTTATAAAGTTGGAAGAAAGTGAAATTATTTAGCTAGACAAAAGCAATGTAGaaggaaagaaaacatttctatgttattttacataataatgtcagtcaatttatttatatccTTGCAACCTTACTCATGCCCTCATTTTCATCTTTacatatgaataaatattattagatataaaaacaaaaattctttaTACAAAATTTCTTGAATAAAcctattctttaaaaaaaagaattcatacACCTTTTTTATCAGTGCTTCCCTTTAAGCTGCCTTGATACAATCCAATATTGTCAAAAGCGCTATAAAaagaaacttgaattgaattgttgtGACGATAAGGATTTGATCCTAATGCTGTTAGACATGTTTGCACTGATCATCCACATTCATCCCCAATGTTGAATAACAGGGTTGAcacaaaagttttaaagagaaaTGTGGAAAGGTCCTTTCTACCTTCTTTTTTAATCaccatgtgtgttttattatactacaatgaaaaaaatgttatgtgccttagtagattttatgaaaataaatgatttaaataatataattatgctcctctttttaacaaaaaaggTTAAGagattaattattttgtttgagtaattttaattgaacaaattattaagtaaatccaacttaattgtattatgttacacccatttaaattggtcaaatCAAGTTcacttatttatttgtgttgagactacatcaatattttttgtaGATATAACTACCTTGGCAGTTGATATgaagttcccagcatgctttatATCTGCTTTTGGAGATTAATTTTTCAGATTAACcatcattttaagtgtttttcagtaaggAGAAAGACTTGCTTGtgatttttgttgatttatctttgagatttaggagAGTTTTGGTATTAATTTTGGGTTCTTTAAGTCGTTACCATCTGTCCAGAAGAACGGTGCTTGTGCCTAGGATTAGGGAGGTACGATATTAGCCATGAACTTCAGTGTGTTATTTCACAAATTGAGcagtaactgtgctaatgccagtacagAGTACTCTTCTTACTTAACAATCTATGTCGTAAAaatttcaatatgaaagtaaGTGATCCGTGAAGTTTGATTTAGACATATTATTGTTCAGCGTATTTCTTTTAACTTGaagaaacatttaatttatattttaacaaaaatgaaatgtatttagtagaatttactttattctggtAAGTATGTTGTACTAAAATTATAGGagcaacaaatatttttttcaaccCTTTTCAAGGCTgcaagcacatatttctgattGGGGATAATATCTGTATGAAATAATTGTTGTTGGTGGCTATTGGGGGTGAGAAACAAtgtcaaaaattatatttgttgatAATAGGTACTGTGTCTACTGCCATTGTGGCCCTggtatttaaatatgaaaactgttttttgtaaaaagcatgaacctttttaaaataaaaagctacaaaaacatgtttgtgcGATAAACTATACATTACTGATATACTTACTCCCAGCAGGCTTAACTTCTTTCCTGCACCTTTTAACACcacctgtaaaataaaattaaaatatgtcTTACTTGACTGTATAATATAACTTTTCTTTTAGCACGAATAATTCCTAACGAAGAACTTATTAACGTAGAAGCAAATAATGTGTTATTAAGTGATCCAAATTTTAAACAGTTATAGATATAAACTAGAAGATGGTCTCAGATGATAATAGTGTGGATTTATGACATATTTTTCCTGCAACTCAGCTGGAAGAGAACTGCGCTTGCAACACCAAGACCGAGGATTCAATTTCCAAGGAACACACATTGATAAGAATATGCTTTGAATCAAATGTCTAATTATAATTATGAATGTCTTATTATTTATGactaatttattatttacacaGCAAACCATGTTAAAATCCCATACCATAGTACATTCTAAATGTTACATTTCTTGCGTCATGGCAGTTCTATTTATAAGGGTGAAGTGTATTAAGGTCATCCGATTGAATTTCATCATCACCGTTGCAAAGACTATGCTGTATTTATTACCAGCCTCAGTTGATGTGTGTTAATGCGTTGTGTTTTGTACCCACCTCATTGTAGCTGTACTGTTCTCTTGTACCTTGCTGTTTCAACctataaacaaaaagaaagaatataaAGACTTCCTGCATCAGTGTGCATGCAACTTGAAAGTGCAACAAGTGTGGTGCAAAAGTACAAGATGCTGTGATTGTGATGCGTGCATTACGTTATCACTTCTAAACCAACAACGTTTGTTGCAAATCAAGTACAAGATCCCAAATACCATTGTGGAAAATAGTTTTGCATAACACTTTGTATACAAATCACTTTAATAtgttccaaaaatgtaattctgcaAGTCTTTACAGAGCCAGAGATATTTAATATGATGAACAGGTATCAGCAAAGTTGTGCGggtgtggtgtgtgtgtctgtgtgggggggggggggtgtctgcatgcgtgtgtttgtgttcttgccTGAACAGATAGCAGCAGAAGATTACACTCAGCATGAAGATGAACATGCCGATGCCCAGTACAATGACGTACACGTTGAGCGGCAGACGGTAGATGTCTTCTTCTGACATGTCACAGTCTGAATGCTGCAACCCTAAACCACAGAGGCAGCCTAcacgcacacaaatacacagacGCACACAGTTATTTAAATCAGTAAGCCATCGCAGCTTAAACCATAGcaatcgcacacacacacacacacaaaaacagcaggAAGAACAGGCCTTTAGTACACCCACCTAGTACCAAGGGAATTCTGAGTAATTAGTTATGTACAAAACAAATAGGAACAACTGAGGAATCACCTCCTCCAACACACAACCAGCTTGCCTTTAGGGAAACCATTTGTGTGTTATAGAGGCGTATGCCATTTGAACGTTAATGTTAACCGAGTGAAGTTGCCCTCCATTAATTCCAGCTAGTGTTAAGAGGATACTTCACCCAAccatgacaattctgtcatcatttactcaccttcgggttgttccaaatctgtataaagttgtttgttctgatgattacagagaaagatatttggatgaatgcttgtaaccagacagataTGCCccccattaactaccatagtaggaaaaatacaatgttagtcaaaagtgccccaaaactgtttgctgtcctacattcttcaaaatatcttcttttgtgttaaacagaacaaaacaaatgctaaagtattttttcctactatgggagtcaatggggccaaGATCTGTtgggttataagcattcttccaaatatcttctctgtgtacatcagaagaaagaaatgtagaCTGGGAACAactagaaggtgagtaaatcatgacagaattttcatttatggatgAAGGGTTAAATCGTGACGACTTCCAGGCTGAATTTGTAACATAGTTCATCTAAAGCACTTAGTCTGATTCCatcaatacaataaaaaacaatatttttaaaagatgcATTTAcaaaaggttgtatttgttcacatttattaacgcattaactaacatgaactaacaacgaaaaatacttattttacatttattcatctttgttcagtttaatttcaacatttccttttaaaatattttgtaatgtaccataaaataacatttaaaacgaTTCCCTTACTgtgcattttaaacaacaaattacTACGCTGCTGTATgacccagatagcacaggtacgtctctaagatgtctgctaaagatctggaaaacatccactgtgtaaaaacaacttaaaaaggcagttttacatacattataaCTCATAAACGTCTAGCAGACATCTTCTacatgtctatatgacatcacACAGGAAACGTCTCAGAGATGttttgcagatgagcaaacaatcaaataaatactACACAATACTATACTAATGTAAATGCTCCCAGATGAATATGTGCTATCGAGGTATGTATTTCACACcctaaatgcaaataaacatatggagacgtctatttgatgtctgcatttacatctgcaagactttttttattgtttgttcaacCGCATTACGTCTCTGACACGTTTCCTGTCCGGGGTCATATAGACATTTAGAAGATGTCTGCAAGACGTTTATGATCTAATTtgtgtgtaaaactgcttttctaagatctccagatctttaccAGAAATCTGTACCTGCTATCTTGGTATGGTGAGACAACGGGTTTCATTTTGCGAgtttaaacaaaactgaaaccAGTTTAATGGACTAGTTTCTGTAGTTGACTTCAACTTTTTCACTTGTGTTAATCACTTACAAAGTGCTGTACAGTAATGGgtgttttgattttataaacCTAGTATGCctcacaaaaatgaaacatgttgTTTATTATAGTAATAAGTAATAGTGTAATGATGTAGTGATGCATTGAGTACCATTTGTATTAAAAGTTTTACTTTTGGGTTATTGTAGCAAAACATGGTTAATTTATGGTTACCAATGTCGGCATAATTGTGCAACTATAGTTCAGTAGTGGTATAGTtaaaacatcattatttttcaaggattgtttattttttgtttaccaTTTCTAAACGTTGTCCAAACGCATTCGTGGTTGTTTTCGTCTTACTATCAACATTTGACCTATTACActgttttctaaaaataaaacataaacccCATATCAATTTTCAGTAGAGTAAACGGCCTGACACACAACATGCTGGTTAACTACACGCACACGACTAGTTTCACAATCTTTCCCCGCACTTCTCGACCTTTACGAACACTTCCCATTAGTGGAAAACATTCACTTCTTCAACCTAGTTTCAACATTCCGGCCAGTACCACTCCAATGACGGATGAGAGACGAAACTAACTCAAGTTCGGGTCTGGCTTTCGGGAAAGGCTTAAGACTCACCGTTACACCATTGAAATGGTTGCATGTAATCTGACTCCAAGCAAATTCAGTGCTTGTCAAAAACTGGCAACGCGGGGGCTGGCAGCACAAATCCGGGTTAAATTTTACGACGATCGTGTCCAATGATGATCGACGGTCAGCTGTTAAATGAGAGGAGCGCTGTCTCGATCAGCCTAATGATTCATCTCACTTTTCTGCCCAGAACAAAAGACCGATCACACACCGATGTGAATATGCACAAGGTGCTTTGTTACGGAGACAAAGGGAGCATAATGTGCCCTTGATGTGCTTCTTGTCTTCCGAGTCCATAAGTGAAAATCACTTCGGAGCTTTCCGTGTTGTCATACGCAAAAGTAAAGCAATTCCTCGATCATACCTGCGTAGTTGACAGCTAAGCATCCACGTAAATCCCAAAAAGACGAGGTGATGCGAATCTCTCCTCGGAGCATGAATTCAAGTCTTTGTCTTTCTTAAATCACTAATGACTTTCGCATGTCTTGACTTTATCTGATGCCCTTTATTCAGATTCCGCTCTCGGTTTGCGTagaattctgtgtttttttggtgGTGTATTCCTTAAGAGGCCTCGCAGGACAGAGAGGTTATAATGTATCCAAGCTGATGTTTCTCTATAGTGTTCATGTGTGTAGTCGTGTATATGTGGGGGAGTTATTTCTCTCTCCGACTAAAACCATCTGCTCTCTCAATCCTCCCATCGAGAACGCAAGAAAAACACAACGATAATACTCGAATGGTCCTCAACTCATTCTTCATATACCCGTGTGTCCGGGCTCAGGTGTTAATAACGGCTGTGTGTAGAAAGGTTAACGTTAGTTGGCATGTCGTCgagagctctctctctctctctctctctctctctctctctctttctttctcgcGCAGAGTTTCAGTTTGTAAACAAATCTGTGCTCATGTGATCATGGTTTGCCTCGCAACGCTGTCCTCCAATCCTTCCCTCCCTTCCTGAGATATTCCCCTCCTCCaatctctgtctctcactctctctctctctctctctctctctgcagtctCAGGATGGCCTCTGTTTGTCTTCCTCAAAGGGTTACAACATTTAAAGGGAAGTAATGCCAAATGCATAAGCTCAGCTGCAAAACAAGAACCAGAAGGTGACAGACCAAAACCAGGAAGTGAGAAACCAAGagtaaaaagagagagagagagagagagagagagagagagagagtatctGCCATATCTGTTAGGGAGACTCTGTTAGGGAGTACAtcacgttttattttattctgctgttatctttatttgtgtttgtttacacacTAGCACTATttgtataaatgcaaatgctttggcaatacgaatgtatattttgtcatgccaataaagcacacttaaaatgcaattgagagagagagagaaagagagtggtGACATTTATGCAGCGCATCAGATCAGATGTAGATCATGTTGCTGTATGACCTACAAAAGCACTAAGTTAAATAGCTTTAGTACTTGCAgttgttttgtgtagttttgcatGGTTGCCAGgcatatttacagaaaatacatgTTATAGACTAACAAACCGTAGATGCATAAGAAAAGTGTATaaggaaaaattaaatgatggaaaatattaaaatgtgaaagttGCTTTTTTCATGCAGCAGAGACATATCAGTGAATATCAGTCTTGTTCACAAATCTGTTGTTTCTGCTTTGGAGGATTTGTAGAGCACAAGTTGTGTAGACAACTTTTATTGCACTCTTATAGTGGATCTTTGTGGATTGTGGTACTTTGCAGCATCATGTTTGGTAAATGTGTGACCATTATGAATTTTATGAACAATTTGAAAAGGTAATTTCAAAGAAATATACAATGAGAGAAAAACAACTTTAAGAAATGACCAAAGCTACCAGCCCCCCGACAATAGTGAGAGATTCTGCTCTAGAGACAACAGCTGCTCGCCTAACAACCATgtgctctgtctctctctctctctctctctctctctctctctctctctctctctcagctcaTGAGTTCAGTTTCAGGTTAAACAGCTTATTTACTGCATATCTAACAAAACACGGattgcatttcattttagttttacaCATACATGGGTTTAAGGTCAAAAGATACTCCAGGCAGTACTCAGAAAGAtcattttcttacattttcatGACGGTTTTgactatttaaaaaagtttcctATGTTCACTTAAGCATTGTGTGATGTTGTCAGGCTGAAAAATGTGTGGTCTCGCTGGGTTTGCAATGGTTAAGAAGCCTAGTGAGTAATAAATGGGATAATTAAAGGTCCAGCATGTAATtcttttggaggatctattgacagaaatgcagtataatatacataactatgtcttcggAGGTGTGCAAGTTTATATTGCAATTTTAGGCCCAAAGCGTATATAAACTtcgaaatgtttttattaccttagaatacaTTCACCACTGATCCCCTTAAATGAaattcacaatgttgtttctatagtaaccctaaatggacaaactctAAAGAGTGGGATAAGTTATATATTTCTTCGGCAAAGAAACGAAAACGTGtcaacattttagttttgtgtcaGCAGTAGTGCTCGGAAAGGTATGgcgtggagtgagccgttggttgcaatcctcaacctcaccactagatgccgcttaattcatacactggacctttaaatgtttatgtttgaatGCACTCATttcaaaaaagcatttattaaaatttatATCAGTTTATGGGAGGAACATACATACCTGTAACTCACATTAATGTACATTTGGACTTAACATAACGTTTCCAAGTCTGAAATGAGGCCTGTTTTATGAAAGTACCATTGTTGAGggcataatgttttttatggatTTCAATAGCAAGTTCAGAGATATTATGCCCCCTGGTGTCGTAAAGTGCTACAACAAAATCTGTGACTTGGATTTAGGGGCATATAGGGGCGGTTTTCCGGACAGGGATTAGACAAATCCTAGGCTGTGTCTGAAACCATTCCCTATCTCCTAAACAGGTGCGGATTAAAGCACAAATTTGCCTAGGCTGAAGCCTAGGGGCCCCACCTGTTTTAGAGGCCTCTCATTggtaagatattttttttttatctactTCAGTGGGTACACAATTTGACCCTCATTGGCCcacaagaaaaataacaaaaaataaaccgGTCACATCTGTCTAATCAAGTGCAAGTGAAATCAtatcaatcatttaaatttacgTCACTGCTGTTGCTTGACGTAGACGGCAAACGTCCATTGTACAAAGAAAGTACAATAGTGGAgcacaaaaatggaaaatactAAGGTTAAAACAACAACTTGACTAAGATGGACTGGCAGCACTCCTTGGCTAACATCGGTACTGCCGTTAAAACAACTGCAACGGGGTTTCTTAGCTGTAGCAGCAGTTAGCTCATTATGTCATCAGAAATATTTCAGGGAGTTATTCCACAATGACATGCATATTATACAGGTTGGTTTATAAAGGCTttgttttatacagtttatgtacTGACGTTGGCTGCTCGATATTCGTGAATTTAGGGACTGTCTCTAAAGttacatatacatattaaaatagcTCAATACCATTTAATGAGAATGACTTACAGCCACAAAACTAACTCTACcttgttcatgtgtgtgtcagCTTTAATTCACatcttttagatttttataatatttcttatttatcaGGCGCGCACCTGAGTTTGCGTGACAGCTTTTACATTAGCGATGTTTTATGCAAACCGTGCTCCGTTCTGAAACTAAACTGCAAGCACCTGATAGCAAAGCTGCCTTGGGGCCGCTGACCACCTTGATCTGCCCCTGCTCCTATATAGTGCATTATTTTGGGGGTCCGCCATTTTGTAATGCAGTTCCGAAACCTGAGTGAACtacttcattcactacattcgttcaatctttttttatccACAACGCAGTTTGATTTTGAGTATATATTCGATGTACACTTGCTCACTAACTATTTCCCATGAATCAACACATGACAACGCTTGATTAGAATCAGCTGGATGAGAGTGACCGTTAATGCTACAAATGCACGTTTATCAGGGGCAGACTGGCCATCTGGCGTACCGGCCACTAACGTATTGGGGCGGAACGGACGCTTTGGCCTCTCTGACGCACGTATTCCAAAAGCTAATGCACAGAGAATGCAAAAGACATGGTACCAAGTGTCATGCCCCCCGCCCGCACAACATGTAACCTACACCCCCTGCTCGACAAAATACGTTAGCACACCCCACAACACCCCCGTCGACAAAAAGATAGCTTTGGGCCTAAAATTGCAAGGGCCAATTTGCCTTCACAGTCCAGCCCTGACGTTtatacacttgtgtttgttctttttgCGTATTTTTGAGAACAAAAAGATTCAATGAATGTTATAGACAGTggtgctttattttaaatatataaaataattttatgaaaCGTAATAAAcgttaaagtaaataaaagtggcaaacatttgttttgtactctttaataaaaactaataaaaaacgTGACAAATAAGGTGAAAATAAACTTTACCATTTTTTGGAGCAATCCATACACAAGTTTAATTTAACCGTTATGTTAAATGTCCAGGACAGTATATACACTCAAGCACAAGTTATATTACGTTAATGTCCGAAATCGTTCActtattttcattcacttcttccccatatagAGGACTCAAATGTCGTTCGCTGTGTAGGGAACAGTGAAGGAGTGAGCGGTTTCAGACACAGCACTAGACTAAGCTAAATGCTAGAGTTGtccaaaccaaaacaaaaaatcttgCACTGCCATATCTTAAAGTACATCATTGCCTTTGTGTTGTCTCAAGTAATGTTTTTGGTAAGGCATGTTTGGTAAAACTACTTAAATTTCTTGTttaaactaaggcctagtcctgattTAAATTCATCCCTGTTTGGGAAACCTCCAATAAATCTTTTTATGCTAATGAGAAATGAAAGCTTGATTTTTACTGACAGTATTGATATTACTATATAACCATTTATACCTATATAGGCTAAATAGAAATCACTGATACCGTTCAGTATAGAAAAATTTGTAAAACGAGACAAAGTGTATAcagataaaaaacatatttctatattcaaACAAACTTGATGATCTTTATATAATGAACTGTATACAATTCAATTATTCATAACTAATAATTTCATATGACTACTTTCAAATTTGACAGTCTTTCATAAACTAGCATTCACATTGTGTTGTTCAATTGTATTTCGTCACAAATGGATttcaaaacacagttttttattaCGTTTAAACCTTTTTCCTAACAAATCAAAGCTTGTGATGATCTGATCATTTTTAAATCTCTATTTGGAAATAAATGGAAAACTTTCTGCCACAACCAAGGAGGCTCAAAATTGtcaatttagtttagtttaatttaGTGCTTTCAGTCTCTGGttaactaaacatttaaatctACTGGCATAGGACCACTAATGCAATGTCAACGGAAGtggtttttaatgtaaatcttaaaaaaaaacatgtctgagCCGAAACAATCTCAGACTTTACTGTAATACACTGCCCATGGTTTCTGCTGAGCACTGCTTGGAGAAGAGACTCCATTGTTAGTAAGTCCATTCTGGCATGTGCTGTTGTTTGTATAGCTATTTGTTAAACCATTTTTCtttggatgaatgttagcaTTATTACACCCACTGTCCAATTCATTTTGCCCAACATCTAGGCCTGGATTTACATAACCACGCTTTAGGCcattcaaatgatttttatcaGCAATGCCATTTGGTCCAGTAGCTTCTGCAAACTTTTTCAGAGTGAGGGGAGGCTTGCACGCGTGCCAGTCCAATAGTACTTTATTCATAGAGTCCTGTCGACGAACGCCATAAAGTTTGTCTTCTTCAGTAGGAGGTTTTTCCTCGCCGTCCACGGTGTCATCCACACGTGTTTGAGTGGACAAGCTGGGAATCTCACCGCTTACGCCCTCAAAGTACTGCTTGATGCAGATCTTGGCGAAACTTTTGGCATGTTCTGTGCAAGTCTCGTCAAACATCTTGCGCTCAATGTCTAAGTAGTGGGACCAGTATTTCGTTTTGAGGAAGGCGGCTTGTGTGAAGCAGGGCCGGATGGCTCGGACCAAGAATGCAATGGTTGTAATGATCATCAGGAAGACCCATCCACAGGCCTGTAAGGAACATTCAGAAAATAGACAAGAAATCACAGTGTATGATAGCACTCATTCCTGTAGTCAAACTGGTATAGAGCATTCCGCTAGtaatgcaaaggtcatgggcTTGATgccaagaaacaaacaaaataatgaaaaaatagataCACTGTAAGTCAGAGAATGCATTGATATGTAGTAAAATCAGtgaatcaataaaaacatgtgtgataacaaaaatacagcctATGTGTATGTGGCATGTATATTCATAGgcaaaaatacatgtatatatttaagaaatgtggaatgtatatttattttatatatatatatataattaaaaaatatatataaatattttatatagtcAAATCGATTGTTCATGATCAATCAATTATaacgtttgtgtttatatgattattaataattgtaGTATTTGTAccgtgagggaaataattatttgatcccctgctgatttcgtaagtttgcctgcttacaaacaaatgaagggtctatcatttttatggtaggttaattttaactgatagagacagaatataaaaattgtatataaaggttataaattgatttgtattaaagtcagtgaaataagtatttgatcccctaccaactagcaagaattctggctccacagattggttaCGTGCCTATATGGACCGCAGAATCCTGTCACTTTCAgaaagtactcctaaatcatctTGTACAGTGGCAATTTCatggttttctgaataaatttgttATAAAgtgtgatctgatcttcatctaagtcaagTGTATTGACAAGGATAATGTGTCTTAAATAATAACACAacctttttttatctttcatgtctttattgagaacaacaaaaaaaaaaactcatagtACTTGTGGGAAAACGTATTTGAACCCTTGAGTTAATGACCTCAAAAAAGCTAATTGGAGTCAGAACAACAGAAGGgcttcataaaaacaaaatccgCCTTTTGGAGTTGCCAAGTCCGAGCCCAGACCTCAACCCAATAGAGATGCTATGGATTGACTTGAAGAGGGCCACACACATGAGACATCCAAAAATATGACCGAGCTAAAGCAGTTATGCCAGGAAGAATGGGTTAAAATTCCTCCTCAACGATGTGCAAATCTGATCCACAGCTACAGAAAGCTcctggttgaggttattgctgccaaggGGTGTCAACCAGTTAATAATTCTAAGGATTCacatactttttacttttttaatgttgaatgaGTGTGTTCAATTAAGACTGAtatgaagatcagatcacattttCTGAGAAATTTATTCAGGTTCCAATTCCAAAaggttcaaatactttttcttgccactgtataaagatgcctgccaacatAATCTCTATATTCCATTTCAACCTTTCTCCACCAAAATGGTCCAGAcaaaataggttttaaaggatgtca harbors:
- the LOC130411615 gene encoding calcium homeostasis modulator protein 1; this translates as MDKFRMMSQILQSNQESFMNGICGIMALASAQLYTSFEFNCPCMPEYNYSYGISMLVIPPIWFFMLGFVLNNNVSMLAEEWKRPKGQRRKDPSVLRYMCVSISQRSLIAPAVWISVTLMDGKSFLCAYSMDLDMTEFGKNASGLSDTELAQTLAKIPCKLIFDSPHVVSREAATRYIRCISQACGWVFLMIITTIAFLVRAIRPCFTQAAFLKTKYWSHYLDIERKMFDETCTEHAKSFAKICIKQYFEGVSGEIPSLSTQTRVDDTVDGEEKPPTEEDKLYGVRRQDSMNKVLLDWHACKPPLTLKKFAEATGPNGIADKNHLNGLKRGYVNPGLDVGQNELDSGCNNANIHPKKNGLTNSYTNNSTCQNGLTNNGVSSPSSAQQKPWAVYYSKV
- the zgc:175214 gene encoding RING finger protein 122 isoform X2; translated protein: MQPFQWCNGCLCGLGLQHSDCDMSEEDIYRLPLNVYVIVLGIGMFIFMLSVIFCCYLFRLKQQGTREQYSYNEVVLKGAGKKLSLLGQPCAVCLEEFKTRDELGVCPCSHTFHKKCLLKWLEIRSVCPMCNKPITRLQHPDAPRAAEGVQDPEEV
- the zgc:175214 gene encoding RING finger protein 122 isoform X1; this encodes MLRGEIRITSSFWDLRGCLAVNYAGCLCGLGLQHSDCDMSEEDIYRLPLNVYVIVLGIGMFIFMLSVIFCCYLFRLKQQGTREQYSYNEVVLKGAGKKLSLLGQPCAVCLEEFKTRDELGVCPCSHTFHKKCLLKWLEIRSVCPMCNKPITRLQHPDAPRAAEGVQDPEEV